A genomic segment from Pediococcus acidilactici encodes:
- a CDS encoding pyrimidine-nucleoside phosphorylase, with amino-acid sequence MRMVDVIDHKRNGSALTKEEISAFVEGYTNGEIPDYQASALLMAIYFNGMTDEEQANLTMQMLNSGDRLDLSDIPGIKVDKHSTGGVGDKTSIPLAPMVAALGIPVPMISGRGLGHTGGTLDKLEAIPGFEVERSEAEFKKQVRDIKVAIVGATGNVAPADKKIYALRDVTDTVDSIPLIAGSIMSKKIASGTDALVLDVKTGTGAFMKEEADAVKLANALVKIGKSVGMNCMALISDMNQPLGNMVGNALEIQESIAILKGEGPEDITELVMTLGSQMVVLAKKAATLAEARAKLEEVVANGSALEVFRQMIIAQGGDPRVIEDPTLMPQAKYHFELPAPQAGYVTKMTADEIGIAAMLLGGGRQAKTDVIDYAVGIELHKKVGDAVAEGESLLTIHSNTTDVANIKELLYNNIEIGTDAQPIQLVHKIIK; translated from the coding sequence ATGAGAATGGTTGACGTGATCGACCACAAGCGAAATGGAAGCGCTTTAACTAAAGAGGAAATCAGTGCTTTCGTGGAAGGTTATACAAATGGAGAAATTCCAGACTACCAAGCAAGTGCACTATTGATGGCCATTTACTTTAACGGAATGACTGACGAAGAACAGGCTAATTTAACTATGCAAATGTTGAATTCGGGTGACCGGTTGGACCTCTCCGACATTCCGGGGATTAAGGTGGATAAGCATTCCACCGGTGGCGTGGGAGATAAAACTAGCATCCCATTAGCTCCGATGGTTGCCGCGTTAGGAATTCCGGTACCGATGATTTCAGGTCGTGGACTTGGCCATACTGGTGGAACTTTAGATAAATTGGAAGCGATTCCAGGGTTTGAGGTGGAACGCTCGGAAGCAGAGTTTAAAAAACAGGTTCGTGACATTAAAGTCGCCATCGTTGGTGCAACCGGCAACGTTGCTCCAGCAGATAAAAAAATTTATGCGTTGCGCGACGTTACCGACACGGTCGACTCAATCCCGCTAATTGCCGGCTCGATTATGAGTAAGAAGATCGCTTCGGGGACGGATGCCTTAGTTTTAGACGTAAAAACTGGGACTGGCGCCTTCATGAAGGAAGAGGCGGACGCCGTCAAACTAGCGAATGCCTTAGTGAAAATTGGTAAGAGTGTTGGCATGAACTGCATGGCGCTAATTTCAGATATGAATCAACCCCTTGGTAACATGGTGGGCAATGCCCTAGAAATTCAAGAGTCGATTGCAATCCTTAAAGGTGAAGGCCCCGAAGACATCACGGAATTAGTAATGACGTTAGGTAGTCAAATGGTGGTACTTGCCAAAAAGGCGGCCACGTTGGCAGAAGCCCGGGCTAAGCTTGAAGAAGTTGTTGCAAATGGGAGCGCTTTAGAAGTGTTCCGGCAGATGATCATTGCCCAAGGAGGCGATCCGCGGGTTATTGAAGACCCGACGTTAATGCCCCAGGCAAAATATCATTTTGAACTTCCCGCACCCCAAGCAGGTTACGTAACGAAAATGACGGCTGACGAAATCGGGATTGCGGCCATGTTACTTGGTGGTGGTCGACAGGCCAAAACTGACGTGATTGATTACGCAGTGGGCATTGAATTACACAAAAAAGTTGGCGACGCCGTTGCGGAAGGTGAAAGCTTGTTGACCATTCATAGCAATACGACGGACGTAGCCAACATTAAGGAGCTACTATATAACAACATTGAAATCGGTACGGATGCGCAACCGATTCAATTAGTGCATAAAATTATTAAGTAG
- a CDS encoding sugar-binding transcriptional regulator gives MSRMTDKTKIKKSLEVARMHYEAGMGQVEIAKQLGLSRPTVSRLLQFAQDNGIVQIKIVDPFSSTQELEKMLCEKYQLNEAHVVYAEYDNYQNVTQQLGMYTAKYLAKVVKDGDLIGVSWGKTLNEVAKALTPQPVEDVQVVELKGSVTYSPTPVFDEEVLMKFGNAFHTTPHEFPLPVVFENQTTHDVVMQDRYIKRLIDLGKKANIAIFTAGTIRDDALLFQTGYFDQGDIARIQKTAVGDICSRFYDQDGQIAVPEVNNRTVGIDLAELRNKERAVLVAGGKWKYEAIKGALAGQYANCLITDVATAQRLVDE, from the coding sequence ATGAGCAGGATGACTGATAAAACAAAAATTAAAAAGAGCTTGGAAGTTGCCCGGATGCATTACGAAGCCGGGATGGGCCAAGTGGAAATTGCCAAACAGCTGGGACTTTCCCGGCCGACAGTTTCCCGACTGCTTCAGTTCGCTCAAGACAACGGCATTGTGCAAATTAAAATTGTCGATCCCTTTTCCAGTACCCAAGAGTTAGAAAAAATGTTGTGCGAAAAGTATCAGCTAAACGAGGCTCACGTGGTATACGCCGAATATGATAATTATCAAAACGTGACCCAACAGCTCGGAATGTATACGGCCAAGTACTTAGCTAAAGTGGTTAAGGATGGCGACTTAATCGGGGTTAGTTGGGGAAAGACTTTAAACGAAGTGGCGAAGGCGTTGACGCCTCAGCCCGTCGAAGACGTTCAAGTGGTGGAACTGAAGGGTAGCGTTACCTATTCACCTACGCCAGTTTTTGACGAGGAAGTCTTGATGAAATTTGGCAATGCTTTTCACACCACCCCACACGAATTTCCTTTACCAGTCGTTTTTGAAAACCAAACCACCCATGACGTGGTGATGCAGGACCGCTACATTAAGCGATTAATTGATTTAGGCAAAAAGGCGAATATCGCAATTTTTACCGCTGGGACCATCCGGGACGACGCGTTGCTATTTCAAACGGGCTATTTTGACCAAGGCGACATCGCGCGTATCCAAAAAACGGCGGTAGGCGACATCTGCTCCCGGTTTTATGACCAGGATGGCCAAATCGCGGTTCCCGAAGTGAATAATCGTACCGTTGGAATTGACCTAGCCGAATTGCGCAACAAGGAACGCGCGGTGCTAGTGGCCGGCGGAAAATGGAAGTATGAAGCAATCAAGGGCGCGTTAGCTGGACAATACGCGAACTGTTTAATTACCGACGTAGCAACCGCCCAACGATTGGTTGACGAATAA